From the genome of Streptomyces sp. NBC_01341, one region includes:
- a CDS encoding M23 family metallopeptidase translates to MVGVVVTPLSIGLGAVLLGSFDDSEAAGGDVPAPMGTALKAGDVGVPALYAKLLRDAAADCDEKLLTAPLLAAQLKRESNFDPRARSVAADGPADDEGSLTDPRSDEQRAKDAETGGKPVEAAPSREEHATGPGPGEASSSEDLPGVAQAERPVTRGIAQFSDADWAADGIDGNNDGVKDVWDPADAVPAQGRKMCELLRTAKNHPGYRGTPLELALAGYRVSWSTVEKYGGVPRASGADGETYDYVKAVMKSYPKMVVPVGGDVSGGWTLPVEGPAGTPYHQQGSAWSTGLHTGVDFVVPTGTPVEAIGPGEVVTAGAGGDYGNQVVIRHEDGTFSQYAHLSEVKAVVGQSVQGGTLVGWSGETGNATGPHLHFEIRRGPAFGSDISPVPYLRAKGLIL, encoded by the coding sequence ATGGTCGGGGTCGTGGTGACTCCGTTGTCGATCGGGTTGGGGGCGGTACTGCTCGGGTCGTTCGACGACAGCGAGGCGGCCGGCGGAGACGTCCCCGCCCCGATGGGCACCGCGTTGAAGGCGGGCGATGTCGGCGTTCCCGCCCTGTACGCGAAGCTCCTGCGCGACGCCGCGGCGGACTGCGACGAGAAGCTGCTCACCGCGCCCCTGCTGGCGGCGCAGTTGAAGCGGGAGAGCAACTTCGACCCGCGGGCCAGGTCGGTCGCGGCCGACGGACCGGCGGACGACGAGGGCTCGCTGACGGATCCGCGCAGTGACGAACAGCGGGCAAAGGACGCGGAAACCGGCGGGAAGCCGGTGGAAGCAGCCCCCTCCCGCGAGGAACATGCCACCGGACCCGGCCCGGGCGAAGCCTCCTCGAGTGAGGATCTGCCCGGTGTGGCACAGGCGGAACGGCCCGTCACCAGGGGCATCGCGCAGTTCTCCGACGCCGACTGGGCGGCCGACGGGATCGACGGCAACAACGACGGTGTCAAGGACGTGTGGGACCCGGCGGACGCCGTACCGGCCCAGGGCAGGAAGATGTGCGAACTCCTGCGGACCGCGAAGAACCATCCCGGCTACCGGGGCACGCCCCTGGAACTGGCCCTGGCCGGATACCGCGTGAGCTGGAGCACCGTCGAGAAGTACGGCGGTGTGCCGCGCGCGAGCGGAGCGGACGGTGAGACGTACGACTACGTCAAGGCCGTCATGAAGTCCTACCCGAAGATGGTCGTCCCGGTCGGCGGCGACGTGTCCGGCGGCTGGACCCTGCCCGTCGAGGGACCCGCCGGCACCCCGTACCACCAGCAGGGTTCCGCCTGGTCCACCGGCCTGCACACCGGCGTCGACTTCGTGGTCCCCACCGGAACGCCGGTCGAGGCCATCGGCCCCGGCGAGGTCGTCACGGCCGGGGCCGGCGGTGACTACGGCAACCAGGTCGTCATCCGCCACGAGGACGGAACGTTCAGCCAGTACGCCCACCTCTCCGAGGTGAAGGCGGTCGTCGGCCAGAGCGTCCAGGGCGGCACACTCGTCGGCTGGTCCGGCGAGACGGGCAACGCCACGGGGCCGCATCTGCACTTCGAGATCCGCAGGGGGCCCGCGTTCGGGTCCGACATCTCCCCCGTCCCGTATCTGCGCGCCAAGGGCCTGATCCTCTGA
- a CDS encoding NAD(P)/FAD-dependent oxidoreductase: protein MSETNQRYDVVVIGGGAAGLSGALALSRARRSVLVIDSGSPRNAPASHVHNYLGREGAPPAELLAIGRAEAADYGARIERGEVVAAEKLADGFRVVREDGSAVGARRLLVTTGLVDELPAVEGLAERWGNEVLHCPYCHGWEVRDRPVGVLAVSPMAVHQALLWRQWTDDVVLFRHEQPDFTDEDYEQLAARGVPVAEGVVAGLEVADDRLTGVRLAGGTVIPREAVVVQPRFTARSAVLETLGLVPTDMVMGDHVVGSYIAADPTGATDVPGVWVAGNVANLMEQVVGAAAAGLKAASMINMDLVTEDTTRAVAKRRAPFSAEAERRVTERVLGDRRHGLQETR from the coding sequence ATGAGCGAGACGAACCAGCGGTACGACGTCGTGGTCATCGGTGGCGGGGCCGCCGGGCTGAGCGGAGCCCTGGCCCTTTCCCGGGCACGGCGCTCCGTGCTCGTGATCGACTCGGGCAGCCCGCGCAACGCACCCGCGTCCCACGTGCACAACTACCTGGGCCGGGAGGGCGCCCCGCCCGCGGAGCTGCTGGCCATCGGCCGGGCGGAGGCGGCTGACTACGGCGCCAGGATCGAGCGGGGCGAGGTGGTCGCGGCGGAGAAGCTCGCCGACGGCTTCCGGGTCGTACGGGAGGACGGGAGCGCCGTCGGGGCCCGCCGCCTCCTCGTGACGACCGGACTCGTCGACGAGCTGCCCGCTGTCGAGGGGCTGGCCGAGCGCTGGGGCAACGAGGTGCTGCACTGCCCGTACTGCCACGGCTGGGAGGTGCGGGACCGGCCGGTCGGCGTTCTGGCGGTCAGCCCCATGGCCGTCCATCAGGCCCTCCTCTGGCGGCAGTGGACCGACGACGTGGTGCTGTTCCGCCACGAGCAGCCCGACTTCACCGACGAGGACTACGAGCAGCTGGCCGCCCGGGGTGTCCCGGTGGCGGAGGGCGTGGTGGCCGGGCTGGAGGTGGCCGACGACCGGCTCACCGGTGTGCGGCTGGCCGGGGGCACGGTGATCCCCCGGGAGGCGGTCGTCGTCCAGCCTCGTTTCACCGCGCGGTCGGCGGTCCTGGAGACCCTCGGGCTGGTGCCCACCGACATGGTGATGGGCGACCACGTCGTCGGCAGTTACATCGCGGCAGACCCCACAGGCGCCACCGATGTGCCCGGGGTGTGGGTGGCCGGTAACGTCGCCAACCTCATGGAGCAGGTCGTCGGCGCGGCCGCCGCGGGGCTCAAGGCGGCATCGATGATCAACATGGACCTCGTCACCGAGGACACCACCCGCGCGGTCGCAAAACGCCGCGCCCCCTTCTCGGCCGAGGCCGAGCGCCGGGTCACCGAGCGCGTGCTCGGCGACCGCCGTCACGGACTGCAGGAGACACGATGA
- a CDS encoding SAM-dependent methyltransferase, which produces MTTDSTRTDAEMWDDRYRESDRIWSGKPNTVLVREVEGLKPGRALDLGCGEGADAVWLARGGWQVTATDISRVALERAAVHAADAGVADRVDWQWHDLGATFPAGEYDLVSAQFLHSMGDLPRERILRRAAAAVAPGGVLLIVGHAGFPSWDHGHADMELPTTDEVLASLELPDGEWEVLLSGEHERVQDDPDGNPTTRTDNALKVRRAR; this is translated from the coding sequence ATGACCACGGACAGCACCAGGACCGACGCCGAGATGTGGGACGACCGGTACCGGGAGAGCGACCGGATCTGGAGCGGGAAGCCCAACACGGTCCTGGTGCGTGAGGTGGAGGGCCTGAAGCCGGGGCGTGCCCTCGACCTCGGCTGCGGTGAGGGGGCCGACGCGGTCTGGCTCGCACGGGGTGGCTGGCAGGTCACCGCGACCGACATCTCGCGCGTCGCCCTGGAGCGGGCGGCGGTGCACGCGGCCGACGCCGGTGTCGCGGACCGGGTCGACTGGCAGTGGCACGACCTGGGGGCCACGTTCCCGGCGGGGGAGTACGACCTGGTCTCCGCGCAGTTCCTGCACTCCATGGGGGACCTGCCGCGCGAACGAATCCTGCGGCGGGCCGCGGCGGCCGTCGCACCCGGTGGTGTGCTCCTGATCGTCGGGCACGCGGGCTTCCCGTCCTGGGACCACGGCCACGCGGACATGGAGCTGCCGACGACGGACGAGGTGCTCGCCTCCCTCGAACTCCCGGACGGGGAGTGGGAGGTGCTGCTCAGCGGGGAGCACGAGCGGGTCCAGGACGACCCCGACGGGAACCCCACCACGCGGACGGACAACGCGCTGAAGGTCCGCCGCGCGCGGTGA
- a CDS encoding Scr1 family TA system antitoxin-like transcriptional regulator, with protein MKLPEHGGLAGPMVLLETPDHDHLAYVEAQLTSVLHDDPDTVSVLHQKYGMLRSQALSVENSARLLDDLLGAS; from the coding sequence ATGAAGCTTCCCGAACACGGCGGCCTGGCCGGCCCGATGGTCCTGCTGGAGACGCCGGATCACGACCACCTGGCCTATGTGGAAGCGCAGTTGACCAGCGTGCTCCACGACGATCCGGATACCGTCAGTGTCCTCCACCAGAAATATGGGATGCTGCGTTCGCAGGCGCTTTCCGTCGAGAACAGCGCGCGCCTACTGGACGACCTGCTTGGAGCGTCATGA
- a CDS encoding DUF397 domain-containing protein, translating into MTRAAHGTNLSWFKSSHSSDQGGNFVEVSAHPAAVHIRDSKVTDGPVVTVPPAAWAAFLSAAGVSGL; encoded by the coding sequence ATGACTCGCGCGGCACACGGCACGAATCTCTCGTGGTTCAAGTCCAGCCACAGCAGTGACCAGGGCGGCAACTTCGTCGAGGTCTCCGCCCACCCCGCCGCCGTGCACATCCGCGACTCCAAGGTCACCGACGGCCCCGTGGTCACCGTGCCCCCGGCCGCCTGGGCCGCGTTCCTGAGCGCCGCTGGAGTGTCGGGCCTGTGA
- a CDS encoding YceI family protein, with amino-acid sequence MALFNRKNTAPSTTATLAVDPALAALTGTYTIDPSHSSIGFTVRHAMVTNVRGSFGEHEGTLTLDGADPAASTASIDVQISSVDTGIADRDGHLVSGDFFDAEKFPLMTFRSTHAEQLGGDSYRVTGDLTIKDVTRPLAIDLEFNGSATDPYGNERVGFEGSADILRSDWGLTWNAALETGGVMVSDKVKLNFDISAIKAAPQA; translated from the coding sequence ATGGCCCTGTTCAACCGCAAGAACACCGCCCCGTCCACCACCGCCACCCTCGCCGTGGACCCGGCGCTGGCCGCGCTGACCGGCACCTACACGATCGACCCGAGCCACAGCAGCATCGGTTTCACCGTGCGCCACGCCATGGTCACGAACGTGCGCGGCTCCTTCGGTGAGCACGAGGGCACGCTCACGCTGGACGGTGCCGACCCGGCCGCTTCCACCGCTTCCATCGACGTCCAGATCTCCAGCGTCGACACCGGCATCGCCGACCGCGACGGCCACCTGGTCAGCGGCGACTTCTTCGACGCCGAGAAGTTCCCCCTCATGACCTTCCGCTCCACGCACGCGGAACAGCTCGGCGGCGACTCCTACCGCGTCACCGGCGACCTGACGATCAAGGACGTCACCCGTCCGCTCGCCATCGACCTGGAGTTCAACGGCTCCGCCACCGACCCCTACGGCAACGAGCGCGTCGGCTTCGAGGGCAGTGCCGACATCCTGCGGTCCGACTGGGGCCTGACCTGGAACGCCGCGCTGGAGACCGGCGGCGTCATGGTCAGCGACAAGGTCAAGCTGAACTTCGACATCTCCGCCATCAAGGCCGCCCCGCAGGCCTGA